The DNA sequence GCGCTCGCACTGGGTGTGGTTGTCGGTGTCGGTGACCACCCGAAAGAAGCGCGAGAACGAGGTCGACGGGGTGCACTACTACTTCGTCGACCGGGTCGAGTTCGAACGGCTCAGAGCCAGCGGGCAACTGCTGGAGTGGGCGGAGTTCGCCGGCAACCTCTACGGCACGCCACGGGCGGCGGTCGAGGCGCGGCTGCGCGAGGGCGTACCCGTGTTGTTGAAGATCGACCTCCAGGGCGCCCGCCAGGTGCGGGCCGCCATGCCCGAGGCGCAGCTCGTGTTCCTGGCGCCGCCGAGCATCGAGGAACTGAAGCGCCGGCTGATCGGGCGCGGCACCGAGGACGAGGACACCATCGCGCGCAGACTGGCGCACGCCGACGAGGAACTGGCGGCGGAGGCCGAGTTCGACCGGACGATCGTCAATGACGTCGTCGAGCGTGCCGCCGATGAGCTGGTAGGATTGCTCGGTTCGTCGTTTCTGACCCCGGCTCAGCTCAGCTCCACCCGTCTCGGTTCTGCTGGGTCCAGTTCCACCGGTCTCAGTTCTGCTGGTCTCGGTTCCACCGGGTTCAGCTCTACTGGTCTCGGTTCCACCGGTTCCGGTGCCACCGGTCCCGGGTCGGCCGAGTTCGGAGCGGGGGATTTCGAATCGGGGAACCTCGATCCGGGCCACCTGAACCCAGGGCAGCTGAACTCGGTTCATCGGTAGCCCGACACAATCCAGACGCGGCCCAACCGGCCCAGAACCAACCGCCGACAGGTGGTTGAGAACTCAGAGGTTTGTTTCCGTGGGATCCATCGCGAATCCGGAAGGCATCACCAACCCCCCGATCGACGAGCTGCTCGACAAGACGACGTCGAAGTACGCCCTGGTCATCTTCGCCGCCAAGCGGGCCCGTCAGGTCAACGCCTACTACAGCCAGCTCGGTGAGGGCCTGCTGGAGTACGTCGGGCCGCTGGTGGAGACCACGCCGCAGGAGA is a window from the Polymorphospora rubra genome containing:
- the rpoZ gene encoding DNA-directed RNA polymerase subunit omega is translated as MGSIANPEGITNPPIDELLDKTTSKYALVIFAAKRARQVNAYYSQLGEGLLEYVGPLVETTPQEKPLSIAMREINAGLLTAEPTDQP